In the genome of Lathyrus oleraceus cultivar Zhongwan6 chromosome 4, CAAS_Psat_ZW6_1.0, whole genome shotgun sequence, the window ATTATATGGCTTGAAGCAATTTCTTAGGAAATGGAATATGAGGTTTGATAGGTTCATGGCACATATAGGTTACAATAGGAGTTAATTCGACCAATTGTTTACTTCAAATTTTGATGTATAAGTTCACTTTGTGATTTTGTTTCTATATGTGGATGATATCCTCATAGACAACGACTGTGTCAAAGAGGTACCGAGGATAAAGGCTGAACTTGGAAAAGAGTTCGAGATGAAGAATCTTGGTATTGCCACCAAAATCCTTGGGATTGACATATGAAGAGATAGAAAGAAATCGAGATTATGCTTAACTCAAGAGACATACCTACAGAAGATTCTCGATAAATTTGGTATGTCGAATTCAAAGCCCGTTGTGACTCTGACAAGTCCTCAATTCAAGCTGAGTGTAACTCAAAGTCCCAATACTTAGGTCGAAAGAGCCTATATGAATAGTGCATCATATGCTAACATAGTAGGTTTTTTGATGTATGTTATGATTTGTACTAGGTTAGACATATCATGTACAGGGAGCCTTATAAGCAGGTATATGGCCAATCTTGAAAAGGAACACTAGTAAGCATTGAAGGGCAATCTAAGATACATAAATTGATCTCTAAATGACAGCTAGTTCCTTTCATGGTTTGGAGCTTTTGTTTCAAGGTGGAGATTTGTAGCTTATGGGTTATAAGGTAGTGTTGGAACAAACTCTATCGAAGTCAAAAAGTTTATCGAAATATGCTAGGTTGTTAACATGTCAAAATGGGCTAGTCTATTAGCACATTTGTTTAGTATGTTAGTTGAAAGTTagaatttttatttttttcttataaataatATACCAGTCCTCACTTCTCAAGAACTTTGATTAGGGGAGAACGTGGTGTGGTTGAGATTCAATTGTAAACACGGTTTTTTAACGTGTAATTGAATCAAGAATCCAAGGTTTCATACTATTTTGAATCGTCTTTCTTTTCTTACTTCTCTCTTTCTCACTTCGTGGTTTCCTTGTTGATAAGGAAATCGATTATATTCTATTTTCGTGGCATCGTTTTCATAACAGATACTTTATTCTATAAATATATATGCAGGATTACACTGGTGACTACGTGACAGCAGAGAATCTATACGCTGTTATTCTTGGAGACAAGAGTAAAGTTAGGGGTGGAAGTGGCAAGGTCATCAACAGCAAAGCAGAGGATAGAATATTTATATATTACTCTGATCATGGAGGCCCTGGAGTTCTTGGTGAGTTTAAGCATAGATTTTGATAACTAGATTTATCTTGAACAGAAACTACATATCAGTGATTCTCTTTTTCAATGCAGGGATGCCAAATATGCCATATGTATATGCTATGGATTTTATTGATGTTTTGAACAAGAAACATGCGTCTAGAGGTTACAAAAAGATGGTAAGATGTCATTTCTCATGTAAAATACTCCTAGAAATGATGTTAGTTTATGTTAAGTCATGAAGGTGTTGCTTTTTATAGGTTATATATGTGGAAGCTTGTGAAAGTGGTAGCGTTTTCGAGGGTATAATGCCAAAGGATATAAATGTTTATGTCACAACTGCGTCGAATGCACAAGAGAGCAGTTGGGGAACTTACTGTCCCGGTGTGGATCCTGCTCCACCTCCAGAGTACATCACTTGCCTCGGCGATTTGTATAGTGTTGCTTGGATGGAAGATAGGTAGTTTTCTTCACCTTTTGATGAACCGTAGTTTTAAAATTTTTATACTGTCAATCAATCACAATCGATCTGTTTTGAATTATGCAGTGAGTCGCACAATCTAAAAAGGGAAACGGTGAAACAACAATACATGTCGGTAAGATGTTTTTGTCAAAGTTATATTGGTTTTCAGTATTAGCAATGAGGGAGAAAAACAAGAAAGTGAGAAATAAATTATGTGCAGGTGAAGGAACGGACTTCAAATTACAACAACTACGCATTAGGTTCTCATGTGATGCAGTACGGCGATACCAATATAACCGATGAAAAGCTTTATTTATACCATGGTTTTGATCCTGCGACGGTGAACCTTCCTCCAAACAATGGCATGTTAGAAGCTAAAATTGAAGTTGTAAACCAAAGAGATGCAGAGATTCTCTTCATGTGGCAAATGGTATATTCTCTTCAACCGAGTTTTAATATACGAAAACTTTGCTCAAATGATTCTGTACTAAGATATATAAATTCTTCGATTATCTTTTCAGTATCGGAGATTAGACGATCAAACCGAAAAGAAGAGAGACATTCTCGAGAAGATTTCGGAGACAGTGAAACATAGGAATCATTTAGATGGTAGTGTGGAATTGATTGGAGTTTTATTGTTTGGTCCAACAAAAGGCTCTTCAGTTCTACAATCAGTTAGAGCTTCTGGTTTGCCTCTTGTCGATGACTGGGAATGCCTAAAATCAAGGGTAAATATAAACAACAAATAACTGAATTTTCTTCTTGTTATTAACATATTATTGATTGATGATGAACTTGGTTTGTAGGTTCGGGTGTTCGAAACTCATTGCGGGTCACTGACTCAGTATGGGATGAAACACATGCGGGCATTTGCGAACATTTGCAACCGCGGTATTTCCGAGGATTCGATGGAGGAGGCATGTATGGCAGCATGTGGTGGTTATGATGCAGGGCTATTACATCCATCTAACAAAGGTTATAGTGCTTGATTTTGGGTGGTTTGTGCTTCTTGTGTAAGATTAAAACCTGTTCTCTAAAGGCTATAATGTGTATTATTTGTGTTTGGTTGTGAAAGAGAAAGCATGGGCATAGGGTAAGGTAGAAAGTATTGGATATATGAATAGAATGGGAAAGGAATCACAACTCAATCCAGCACAAGATTTGTGAGAATGGTGGAGAGGATGAGTTTTTTAAAGTATTTGGCAATGTATATATACTAGTATATGTGTAATAGTTTTCAGATAAATAAGACAAATTAATTAGGATATTAGCCTATTAATATATTAAGGATATTTAGATGTATTATTGGTTTGGCTGATAAGAGGCATTAATATAATTATCTTATTATATTTTTTTGagcattttaattttttgaacTTTGTTATTTTAAGAACATAACATATTGATATCTTTATTGATAACTTTTGGAAAAGTAACAACTTAAGAATTATTGTGTAAAAACGAGAAAAATCTGGACAATCTTAATTTGCCTTTCTCTCTATTAGGTTGCATCTTATAATTACAATTGATATCAGAGTAAGAGTTAGGTGACTTAGGGTCCGTTTGAATGAGTTTTagtttttagtttttaaaaactattttagaaattaattttaaaaaaatagttttgAAGAAAAAACATGTTTGGTAATCTAaattttaaaaattgttttaaaattgaacaATGTTATAAATTTGTCATTGATGAATATAATACCAGTTTTTCTTGTTTTGTCATCTTCCTAATTTCCAAAActaaaaatcaaaaaatcaaaaccTCTAAAATCTATTTTAGatttttagttttaaaaactcacaaataaaaaatagttttgaaaaataattttataaaattagactaccaaacaaattttataatttttaatttttaaaaactaaaaagCAGTTTTCCAAAACCATATCAAACAGGCCCTTATTCTTAGATCCGGTAAAATTGGTTTTAGCAAAAACTTTCTTAGGAGAAGGGGGTAGTGTCATTAGACCACTATGTTTTACCGGGGAGCATTACGGTCCATACATTATCAAGGGTGTAAGTTCTGTAAAATCGGAAGCGTAATGGAAGAAAACTAAAAACATATTAGCATTGAGGATGGAAATTGCCAAACCACTAAAGAGATGTAGGATATCTTGGAAGTCAGGTACAAAtgattttaaaatatttaaattaaacaCGGGAGAAAAGATACTTGATTTATAAAAATCGTTCACTCATTTGACAAATCACATTTCTttcaagaatatgagatgtttagaatgcAACGGAAGAGAAGATATTTGATTTGCAAAAATGATTCACTCATTTGACAAATCACATATCTttcaagaatatgagatgttaAGAATGTAACAGGAGAGAAGTTACTTTATTTGTAAAAATGGTTTACTCATTTGACAAATCATTTGACTGTTCTTGAAAAAATCTTATCCAATGATGGATTAAATCTAAGAGAGCATGACAACCAAAAGTAAAACAATATTCGAAAAGAAGAGTCTTTCTAAGATGACATCAACCACATTGTTTGGAAAATTGCAAGAATACAAATTGGAAGTTGAACGATTGAAAAGCCATGAAGGGCGTGAACATAAAGTGAGATCTCTTGTCTTAAAAACTAAATTCAAAGATTATGATAGTAATCATAAAGAAGAATCTCAATCCGATAATGACgaaaatgatgaagatgatgTACTAGTCAAGcaatttgaaatttttttgaaaagagaAAAGACACTGACAATTGGTCAAAAAAATAAGTTAAATGAAGTATCAACGTCAAGAAAGAAAATTATTTATTTTGAATTGGAAGATCGGGACATGTCGAAAGTGATTCTCCTACACTTAAAAGAAAGAATGACTTTAATGACAAGATAAACAAAAGGTCAAAAAGAGTATATCTGGCATGGCAAGACAATAATCTAAGTTCATCTTCAAATAAAGAACAAGCACACATGAAACTAATCGTTTCACATCACTCCGATGATAATAATGATGAACCTTCTTATGTTgaattaaattatatttttaatgACTTGCATGATGAATGTTTAAAGCTATCTAAATTATGTGTTAAGCAAAAGAGAATAATTCCATCTTTAAAAAGATATTTTAAAAACGTACAAAGATAAATTAGACAAAGATAAATctaaatttaaatttaaattgaTTGTCTAACATATGATAAATGTGTATCTCTTCAAATCAAAATTATTGATCTTAATTAAGCTATATGTAATTATGAAAAAGGAAAAAATGGGTTGAATAATGATCTAAGTAGTCAAAAAATATGTTAATCATAAAAGTGGATTAGAATATTATAAATTTGAAAACTTTAGTCAAATAAAAAAGACTAACTATCTTTTTTTTCAAATCTAGCAATGTTTGTAATAGTGTTCAATCTAGAAAAGTATGTTATAACTTTTATCTAGAAAGGCATATaacaaaaattatttttatgATCATAAGAAAGTGCCTAACATGACACATTCTTGTTTCTATTGCAATTATAAAGGCCATACAACAATGCATGTTAGAATTTTTTGTGTACCTAGTGATAATTATGTGTGAGTTGAGAAATGAACTAACCCAAAATGATCCAAATAATATTGGATACTTAGAAAAAACTATTGACTTTCTTTTATAGGTGTGCTTGAAAACTAAATGCTAATATTGTATTCTTAAAATTGGTCGTTCAAAAGCAGAAGAAAAGCATATGATACGATACACTACTATAgaaaacacatataatgacggTTTCACGTTCGTTGTTAGGTAGCGTGTGATTTTATGTATGTTGGTTTCCACAATGGACAAGCGGCCGTGGCTATAAGTTATACAACGTGTTACTTATAATAACAGGTAAAGAAAATAACCGTTGTGAATAATTTATAGGTCCTGAGTTCGAATCCCAACAACGCCATTCTTGCGTTTTATTATTTTGGAAAGCGTTCTACTTATAACAACGGTTGAATTAAAAAACATTGtgatatttttttttaatatacaTTTTTCAATTTTACAGTATTACCAAATTTTTGACATGAATATTTATGAATCATATCAGACTAGAAACAACAATACACCAATTTGTGAATTTAATTAGATCAAAAATTGTATTACATCAATGACAATTTCATTAGGAACCAAAATTTGTATATTACATCAAAATTAAAATGACACAAAATAACCTACAATGTACAAATCATTACATCAAATAATACTATCTTGTTGTCTTGGTGTCTCGTCTCTTGATATCTTGActttaaacacctataatttcaaataataTTAGTTGTTAGAAAATAACACCATTAGAAATTATAACATACAATAAATTATGTATGaagaatataaaaaaaaatacttgtTAATTTTTCTATATGTCTTCTTGGTGATCGTTACAAATAGCATGTATATCATCTTTATCAACTTCTTCATATGAAGTAGGCATTTGTGTTGCATAAGTAGGAGTGAAAGGAATATCAGAATTTTCATCATCACTATGAGGAATGTGTTTTCCCTTGAGAACAATTGTCCCTCTCCTCGATAAGTCTGCATGGTCTGTCACATAAAAAACTTGTTTTTCTTTCGTAGCCATGATGAATGGTTCGATGTTATAAGTTGCCTTGTCAAGATCAATCTGTGTGAATCCTAACTCATCAATTTGTACACCATTGTTATTGGGAATCCACTTGTATTTAAATAAATACACCTTAAAAATAACATAATCAATCTCCAAAATCTCCCCAATGACACCATTAAACGCGGTGGTTGCCAAAATAAGATTCTTATCTTTCGAACTAGAGAAATACATGAATTCAGCCTCAACCATAACCCCACTATTTTTCATTGTACTACGATCATATTTTTCTTTTGTATGAAATAAATAATTAGAAATGTTGTATGTCGTCCAAGTTATCACAGTAAATTTTAGCATGTACGACAACCATTTAATTATCTCGGATGCACCATCATCATTAAAAATCCTCTTGTTAAACTAACTTATGAATTCCTTATTATGTCGTGTCAACAACCACTTGTCATTCATTCATGGATGTTTTTTCTCTATAACTATTTTGTGACTAGCTATGTAAGTTTTAACTACACTAAGATTATTTAATATATAGAAATGTGCTTCAAGTACTACATCCTGATCCATTGACTTAACATATAAACCTTGAGTACCTCTACCTTCAAATCTATAAACATGACGAGACTTTAGAATTCTAATAGATTCTATTTTCGACAAATAGTTAGAACAAAACTCAACAACTTCTTTTATGATGTACCTTTCAATGATCGAATCTTCTAGTCGGTGATGATTCTTCATATATCCTTTAATTATCTTCATGTATCGCTCTATAGGATACATCCACCTTATATAAACTGGACCACAAAATCTAATTTCTCTAAATAGATGAACAAgtaagtgaaccataatgtcaaaCAATGATGGAGAAAAATACATCTCCAATTGACACAATATTATTGCAACATCATTTTCTAATTCAAATGATTTTTTAAAATCAAGAACTTTATTACATATAGCATTTAAGAATAAGCACAATCTAGTTATATAATTACTCTTACAATTTTTGGAAGGATGCCACAAATAGCCACTGGTAAaagttgttgcatcaagacatgacaatcatgagatttAAAGTCAATTAACTTGATATATTTCATTGGTATAAGTTTCTTGATGGTTGAAGAGTAACCCTGGGTAACTTTGATACCATGCAAACACTCACAACaacttttcttttcctttttagaTAAAGTGTGTCATTCCGGAGGCAAATAAGATATTTTTCCTCTATCTTCTAGTACCAATTGTTGTCGTATACCAATCTCCACCATATCTAAAAGAGAATTCTTATTATATTTAGTCTTGCCTGAAATTCTTAAAAGTGTTCCTATCAAACTATCGCACACATTTTTTCtccacatgcatcacatcaagACTATGTCTTACATCGAGTCTAgaccaatatggaagatcaaagaacaccgATATTTTTTTCCATATATTTCTCTCAACGGGACCGTCTTTATTATTTCCAAAGACAACAATAAGGTGTTCTTGTCGTTGATAAACTTCATCATCAATTAAAGGTTTAGGAGCGCTTTCAAGCTCATACTCTCCGTTAAAAGCCTTCCGCAATCAACGATAAGGATGATTGAGTTTTAGAAATTTCCGATGCCCAAGGTAAACGGTATTTTTTCCAAAATCAAGCTAGTCAAAACATGTATTAGATTCACATACAGGACACACTTTATGTCATTTGACACTATATCCAGCCAAATGACCATATGCAAGAAAGTCGTTGATTGTGTAAAATAACATTGCAAGCATCTTAAACTTTTCACCTTAATATGCATCATCAACGTAAACATGTTTATCCCACAAAAGTTTTAAATCCTCAATTAATGGACTTAGATAAACATTTATGTCGTTTCCAGGTTGTCTTGGTCCATAAATCATCATACTTAACATCATTTATTTGCGTTTCATGCTCAACCAAGGAGATAGGTTGTAAATCGTGAGAAGAACAAGCCACGAAGAATGGTTAGTACTCAGATTATCAAAGGGGCCCACTCCATCTGTGGCAAGCCCAAGACTAAGGTTTGTTAGCTTAAGGCCAAAATCCGGAAACAATGAGTCAATTTTCTTCCATTGTAAAGAATCGACTACATGGTGAATGTTTCCATCACATTTTATTTCATCTACAAGCCATCTAATATTTTTTGCGTCATTCTCATTAGAAAAAAGTCTCTTTAAACTTGAAATTATTGGAAAGTACCATAACACTTTAGCAGGAGGACGCTTCTTACTAACATTGTCATAGTCTTTACCATTGTTGTTCTTCAACTTGTAGCGTGACTCACCATATTCTGGATATTGATCCAAATTTTCATACTCTTTACTGTATAATATGAAATCATTAGGGAATGCATGTATTTTAACATTCTCCAAACCTATTGGACACAATATCTTCTTGGTCTCATAACAACGATCCAATAAATTATTATCTTCTAGTAGCATTTGTTTCAATAAATCAAGCATTTTTTAAAAACTTTTATCCAACCACCTATCTTTTTCCTTCAGATTAAACAATTTTAACAACACAGACAATCGTGTAAAACTGGTGCACCCCTTATATAAAAGTGCATCTTTGTCTCTACATAAAGTATCATAAATATGGGCTTTTATATAAGACGATTCTCCAATATCAAGGATCATATCTTCTAGTCGATCATCCAtatcttcatcatcttcatccattTGTGACGCCGCATTTCGATTATTATCCATTTCGCTatgccatgtccatgttgtataATTTTGACATATTCCATCATAATATAGGGGAAGTAATATTTCTTTCTTTGACCGTTTTTTGGTAGTCCCACAAACAACACAAGAACAATAAAAGATGCCATTATTATCGACAACATTTTTTTGGCGAATTCAAGGAATTTAACAACTCCTTTATGATACATTGGACCTAATCTATCATCTTTTATCCAACTACGATCAATAacaaattttgaaatttatatcaaaagACTAATGTGAATGACACACTAATTCTACATAGACAACATCCTAATATGATTATATGCATATCCAACACCAAAACCTAAAGCATATTCACAAAATCTGAATAAAACAGGAACATGGCAAGATGAACAATACACATGACAATGTCAATACACACAACATCCTAATATcatttatttattaaaaaataaactAGTAACCTTAACGAAGAGCATAAATATTCAGAAATGTTAGGGAGAGAGAATGATAAATAACCCTAGCGAAGAACATACACATTCAGAAGcgtcatatatatatatatatatatatatatatatatatatatatatatagagagagagagagagagagagagagagagagagagagagagagagattgatAACGTACCGTAATTCGAAGAGGATGACTATTTTGTTTCTACAAAAGATATTTGTTTCCAGAAATGAATGAATATGGTGAAGATTTTGCTATCGTTGTCGTCTCGTTCGCTAGGGCATCCTTGTGTGCTATGAACAAAATAATTTCACAACGGTTGAAAGCTTCAACCATAGTGAAATATGGAACATATAACCACAGTTGAATGAAACAACCGTAGTTGTTAtacttttaattttaaaaaaataataaatgtTAAGAGACACGTGCTTATTTTTGTTGAAAAATTGGAAACATGTTGATGTTGGGATTCAAAGCTTGTCATCCAAATTCTATGACCACGATTATTTTTAGGAACTGTGATGAAAAGTTTcttaatataaaaaaatatgcGCGTAAAAAATGTGATATGACTACAGTGACAAAATTGCCGTTGTAATATTGTGTCATCGAATGTGTATTTTCTAGTAGTGATAAGATTAAAGTTTCATTTTCTTGAAGATAAATTGGATAGAATAATACTTTCATTTGGTACATGGGTAATTGATTACCACTTGCTCGCAGTCAATTATGAGTTATTTTCGTAAATTATGGCATTTGAAACCTGCATAATAACTTTTTTTAGAACCGCCGTAATTATCTTatttttgcataagcattcaaaattcaaattttcaGAAACGTTGCAGCACATAATCGATTACCAACTAGCTGTAATCGATTATGAACCCAACAAATTCACTTTTTCATGAGACATGATATGTGTAAAAAGGTATAAGACTTCATGGATTCATTTTAAACTTATATATCACTTCAAAAAGTTATTAGGATATATATATAAGACTATATACATCAAAAATGTTAAACAAAAACTTTCCATCTATATattttgtcatcataaaaaatggggagaTTGTGAAGAAGATATTTATCCTTTATAGAATGTATTCATCTATCACGATTTATCTTGCCCTATATTACTTTGCTTTAATTCTATTTATTTTCCTTCTTTTTGATAATATCAAAAGGCGAAGAAGAGGTATGGTTgtttttgttcattttattttagGATACAAGGTTTGATTTGAAAAAGAAAGAGGGATATATACATGAGATATAGGGGTATCAAATGTCAAAAAAAAACTTTCTATTTATAtatttatcatcatcatcatcaataaGGGAGAGATTGCGAAGAAGATATTCATCATCTAACTAACGTAGTTTTGATGAAGACTGTCAAAGAATTAAAAGCCTAAGAATACACATGATGAATGCTTGCCAATTATGAAGCTAATCAAGAGAAGAATCAAGCAAGTGGATTATGATTAATATTCATTACAATTCATGATATAATATTTTAGATGCTCAGAAATTCACCTCCTTTTTCATTTATAAGTTTCTTACATGTTTATGCGTAAAAACCATGAATGTCAAACCTTAAAAAAACTATATTTTTCACTTTGGGTACAATGGGAATTGATTACCACTTGCTTTTAATCGATTACGAGTTATTTTTATAAATTATGGAAATTGAAACCATCATAATAACACTTTTAAAAATCATTGTAATTATCTCATTTTTGAAACAACatttaaaattcaaattttcaGAAACAATGTAGCATGTAATTGATTACCAGTTAGCCGTAATCAATTACAAATCCAACAAATGCACTTTTTCATGAGACAAAATGTGTGTAAAAAATTGTAAGGATTCATGGATTCGCTTTAAACTTATACATCACTTCAAAAAGGTATCTTAGAATGTAAACAAGGCTATATACATGAGAAATACAAAAAAATACCTCTTTCACATATGATTTATAATCAATTCAAATAAGTTTTTCAAGTGTTCATACAACTTTAACAATTAAAATTTGTGCATATCTTCCATTTCATTCAAAAGAGTTTCACTCAAACATTATGAACACTTAAGTATATATATATTTGGATTGTGATCAAGAGAAAGAGAAGATCAAATCATTCATCTTAGAAATCATTTCAATAACAATTGTATCTCAAATCATTTAAAGTTTATTGTGACTTAATCATCAAGTTTGTGGGGATAAGTTGTTGAAAAATTCCTTTGAATTGGGTTGATTCAAAATCCACCGTAGTGTTTCGTGTTTGTAAAAATGTCATTTGAATTGGGTTGATTCAGAGTCCACCTTAGAGTTTGGTGTTTGTGAAAAGGTTCTTTGAATTTGGGTAATTCAAAGTCCACCATAAGTTTGGTATTTGTGTATGTTTTAGAAGGTTGTAAAGAAGTATTGGTGTGAGACTTGTATAATGATCTAAATATAGTGGAAAATTCTTCAAGGTGAGAAGAGGCTAGATGTACTCTTGGTTGATAAGGGGAACTATTATAATTTTCGTGTCTCCTTTATTTTTGAGCACTTTAATTTTATGTATTTTGTTATCCTAATAACATAACATATTTATAACTTCCATAAAAATAACAAGTTAAGAATTATTGTGCAAAAACGAGAAAAATCGTGAAACCttaactctctctctctctctctctctctgtggCTAGATGTACTCTTTGTTGATAAGGGGAACTATTATAATTGTCTTGTGTCCTTTAGTTTTGAGCACTTAAATTTTATGTATTTTGTTATCCTAATAACATAACATATTTATAACTTCCATAAAAATAACAAGTTAAGAATTGTTGTGCAAAAACGAAAAAAAACAGGAAACCttaattctctctctctctctctctcactcagGTTTCTTCTCATAATTACCATTAAAGTTGGTGTTAAGAAGGCTTTTAAAATGATAAATAGTTCAAAAATTGGTAAAATAATTATAACAAAATATGTGCTAATGTGTAGATAATTTCCATAAAATATTTTGTAATTGGAGATGGGTGGATTTTTTGACCTGCTCATGAATGCGTCATATACGACTTTGTTGGGAAGTGAATTTGACTAGATTGGAAATACCTATCCTCGGGTTCTACAATAATGAAAAGGTGGGAGTATCATAAATGTAATCTTTTCTTTGGTGATAAACATATGTCCAACTTTGATGTGTCAAGAATCTTCATCAATGGAGGAAGTTCACACAACATCATGTATGCAAAGCTTTTTGAATAATTCAGGCTAAAAAGAGAGAGGTTATCACTATGTGAGGGTTCCGACCTATAAGCCTTGAATGGTACGATTGAGTTTGGTCACCTTTGGGGAAGACAAATATACTAGGACTATAAACGTTAGACGTTGTGGCTTATCTAGTTCAATGAAGATGAAATATCATAACGTCCATGATAAATCATTGGAAATATGGTTGACTTATTTAGATCCTGGAGGATACACAAGGCCCAATAGCGCGATTGAGTCTAGAAAAGTAAAGAAAGGGGTTGATGCTCTAATCAAGTATGGCATAAATGTTTCTAATTTGGTAGTTATAGAAGAGAGCAACAAGTTCATCTCAAAGCATCTAATGTTAAGTCTGACTATGCATCCCTGAGATTAATAAGTTGCAACTATATTGCTTGGTTAAGTTATTTTATTTAATGTGTATTAAACCTAATTTATTCCATCATGTAATATTTTCTCCAATCCAATGGATACAAATTTCACTAGATTCCCCTTTTTATGATCACGAAAATATAAGTACAACTAGAGGGTGTTGTCACAAATATAATATGTGTACAAATAATGCAATCAAAATCCCACAATAAAGTCTCATAGATAAAGATAACAAACCACAAAAAAAAAATAGAGATTTGGGCTCACCTCCATCTTGGTAGCTAGCCATTATATAATGTAGGAGGTGAATTCCCAATACGCCACCATC includes:
- the LOC127074136 gene encoding vacuolar-processing enzyme; translated protein: MFSDVLLLLLLTTLHGSVARPNRLEWESVIRLPSEPVGPDVDETGTRWAVLVAGSNGYGNYRHQADVCHAYQLLIKGGVKEENIVVFMYDDIANNELNPRPGVIINHPQGPNVYDGVPKDYTGDYVTAENLYAVILGDKSKVRGGSGKVINSKAEDRIFIYYSDHGGPGVLGMPNMPYVYAMDFIDVLNKKHASRGYKKMVIYVEACESGSVFEGIMPKDINVYVTTASNAQESSWGTYCPGVDPAPPPEYITCLGDLYSVAWMEDSESHNLKRETVKQQYMSVKERTSNYNNYALGSHVMQYGDTNITDEKLYLYHGFDPATVNLPPNNGMLEAKIEVVNQRDAEILFMWQMYRRLDDQTEKKRDILEKISETVKHRNHLDGSVELIGVLLFGPTKGSSVLQSVRASGLPLVDDWECLKSRVRVFETHCGSLTQYGMKHMRAFANICNRGISEDSMEEACMAACGGYDAGLLHPSNKGYSA